TGGAGTAGGTTGATATAAGGCGCACCGTCAATGATCAGATCTCCAGGTCACTTGGCAGCTGGGCAGATGGATAActcatcatccagcgcagCTCTAGTCATGTGTCGAGTATGGGTAAACTCGTTGTGTCAGTTCACTTCTTTGAGTATACGAGGTCGAATGACAGGGCCAAGAGAAGGAGCGGCCGTCGGTGTAGTTGGTACCATGACATGTTGGGACAACAAGGACCAGTTGGAACACTGCCACAAAACCAATAGTTACATTTTCCGATCTACGCATATGAAATTGCTTCCCTGATCCGCTAAAATATCGCTTTTGTCTTCAAAGCCTCAAAATTCGGCCCCATGTTGTTGCTTATCTGGCCTGACCGCAGCGTCCTAACTTTGCGTTGCTGTCTTTGTTACTATCTATGGCATACTGGATTGGAAGAGCATTTCTTCGGAGTGTTGGAAGAATAAATATCAACCTCGAGGGGAATTGACAGCGAGGATCGCCTGTTGTCTATCTCCAGAATACTCCTTGTGTCGAGTGTCTTCCCTTCCGCCTTCGACTCAGCCTTCTAGAAAGCGACTCGGTCATGCACTCGTAAATCAGATAATGCTGCCTTGCGTCTGCCCCATACACGGCGACTCCTTTTACAGGGCCTTTTATGGATTATGCGATCATTGACCAAGCTGAGACAGGATCGCCTTTCTTGAAATAGATAACCTCTCGATCAGAACCTTACGAAGTAAATATTGAAGTTACATCATCATATTGACAAGTCAAGAATACAATGTGAGAGAAAAAGATATGTATAAGCAAGGATATAAACTGCTCTCCCAAAAGAAAGCCCAACCATTtgacacacacacacacacaaaCCCCCGTCACTCCGTCATGACAAGGTCGTCCAGAAGCGTGGTCCTGGAGCCTCGAGTGATTCGGGTTCACACTATGGACAAGAAGTGAACTGCTCTAAGCCAGGAAGAGAGCGGCAACGGCGGCAGCACCAGCGAAGACGAAAGAGCCGCTGAGGGTGTTACCAGCGCCAGTGGAGAGACCACCAGGAGGAATGGTGGCGCTGTGGCTTGTCAGTAGATATTCAGTAAACACATGTGGTGAGATGGTTAACTTACGTAGCGCTAGGAGCAGGGGTGCCAGCAGGAACAGAGGGGATGACGGGGACGGAGGAGTGAACACCGGCAGCGCCGCTAGGAGTAGAGACAGGGACGGTGACGTAAGTGACGGTGGGGACGCAGGTGGTGACAGCAATGACGGAGACGCTGGGGGCGACAGCAGTGTTGGAGGGAGCAGGGATGACGGGAacgctgctgctgctgctgctggcggaGGCAGTCTCGACGGGAGTCTCAACAGGAGTCTCAACAGGAGTCTCAGCGGCAGTCTCGCTGGTGGTAGGGGCAGCGGAGGTAGCGGTCACAGCGTCAGCACCGGAGGGGGTGGAGGTGGCACGACCAGGGCAGTTGGTAACGGTGGGAGCGCAGGAAGTGATGGTAACATCCTGGGTCTCGTAGACGGTCTGGATGTCACCGGGGAGAGCAGCGGCAAGGCCGGCGAAGAAAGCAATGGAAGCAGCAGTGAAACGCATCTTGAATACTGGTTGGCTGGTAGGTTGGTTTGGTTGATGTAGAAAGTCACTGGGAATTAGCCGTCAAGGCAAATTTATCGTCCTGGTGAGAAAAGAGAGTGTGGGTAGTTGGTTTGGTTTGAAAGAGTGGCCGACCGAAGTCAAAATTGATATGATGCTTGAAGCAGGAAGGAAGTCTTGAGCttgagaggaagaagcaagaagaaaagaacGAGGGAACGACGGAGGGGGCTTGGGGGCCTTTGTATGAACGGGGAGATTAAACCTGGAGATCGACTCAGGGgaaaaaggcaaaagaaagaCTCGACCGTGTCAGGTGGAGAGCGAGGGGGCTGCACCAGTGCACCAGATTATTACGgagtattattattatgattattattattattgtagTATTAACTAACTAGGTCCAGTAAGTCAATACCGGAATAATCTCTCTTCAGCCTGTAAGTTTCCTCCAATAATCCACTAGATTGTAACAGCTTCACTAGATCTGAGTCAATCAATATTGCAATGTCTAAATCATGGGATTGCACCAAAGTGGCGGTTACATTGGGTGCCATTGCACCATAATCTATACTCGAGTGAAGATAACCTGGCATGAGAAGGTGGGAAATGCAATGTAATAATTTGTATGCGGAATTTCAGTTCGCTCATCCATCACACCTCATCGATCATCATACCTACCGACTAGGGACTGTAGATTTCTGATTACGTGGTACCGCTAAGGCACGCTCATGGGTTGAATTGACAGAGGCTAGCCGATGGTTGGTGGAGGACAGCATCAGCCGGCCTAAGACAGCCGTCTGAGTGCTTAGCTGGTCGGCCATGAGTGCGACCCTGCTGCGTGGTGTTGATCCCGCAGTTCCATTGCTTGTTCGAGTATCGCCGACCAAAAAAAGCGGTCCAATTGTCGTTCCTGAACCCCTGAGTTGAAAGACACTAGCGAAGTTAAGAGCCTGTTGCGTTACGTAGTATTTCTGGGCACTCAGCCGTTGTCGACACTCCTTCTATTAGCAGGGCATAATGCCAGTCCATCTCCCATCACTAAGTTTCTACTACTCTACTCtccagtactccgtacatggGTACAGGCCAGAATTGATAGAATCGTGAACCCGCAAGCAAATCTCATCCGAAGTGCCAAGCGATACAACGGtgaaagtactccgtacctgtTTCATGTTTTCCACTGTGTACCAACCAGAATGCAAGCCTTAGCCGTTCCTGAGTCCGTGGTCCACTCAGAGTCCTCTTTCATTTTCCCGCTGTGGCTCTCCAACCCCGCTGCGTGTCCAATGACCAGAGATCTGGTGGAACCACAGTGCTCCACCTGCCCCTAAGTCTTTTATTTTGATTTCCATTCAATGTGGCGGTCTTGTTCAGGGACAGGTAACAGAGCGCTAAGCTGAAGAAATGAGATTACTGATTGTGTTCACTGCATTTTTAGGAACTCTGGATCTGAACATGTCCGGATCCAGTACTTCAAAGGGTAATCATGGCCAGGAACCAAGGATCAGTTAGGAATAGGACTGGGGTCATCTTTGAATCAGGGATGATGGCCATTTAGCCAATAAGGCAATTGCCCTGGATTGATGCATGTTACCTACATTAATATCATAATATGTCGGGAGCCTATGATGAATTCCGCTGGTCAATGCACAGGTCCAAAGTCCTTCCACACAAATTGGCCCTGATGCACCACTGCCAGGGACCAGGTCTGGATACCACTACCGAAACACTGACTTAACCGAAGTCTGAGCGAGAGCTTCGAGACCAAGGCCTTTGCGACGCCACAGTCACACTGGTCGGATTGCTTAATTAAAGCTTAGGGGTATCTATTTggtatctacggagtactgtcgCAGTAGTACTGGTATTATTGGTCCTGTGAGCGGAAAGAGACCACCACTAGGCTAAGAAGGTCAAGCCACAGAGGAGAGACATGTTAATGAACAGCCCCTTGGGGCGGTTACCCCTGACTAAAACAAGTATCTTCATGGGTATAACTTTCCATTGGCTAGGTATAACCGGTGATAGGCGTCAAAGCCAATTCAACTAGTACTTAAATCCAgaggatactccgtacttcgtAGAGATGCTCTATTTTCCGAAGGGACGTACTgtaga
The DNA window shown above is from Aspergillus fumigatus Af293 chromosome 1, whole genome shotgun sequence and carries:
- a CDS encoding GPI anchored serine-rich protein; translation: MRFTAASIAFFAGLAAALPGDIQTVYETQDVTITSCAPTVTNCPGRATSTPSGADAVTATSAAPTTSETAAETPVETPVETPVETASASSSSSSVPVIPAPSNTAVAPSVSVIAVTTCVPTVTYVTVPVSTPSGAAGVHSSVPVIPSVPAGTPAPSATATIPPGGLSTGAGNTLSGSFVFAGAAAVAALFLA